A section of the Bryobacteraceae bacterium genome encodes:
- the purQ gene encoding phosphoribosylformylglycinamidine synthase subunit PurQ: MKFGVVVFPGSNCDHDAWHAASRVAGHEAEFLWHGDRDLKGADCVILPGGFSYGDYLRCGAIAKFSPIMEAVKRHAQAGGLVLGICNGFQILTECGLLPGALVRNRGLKFICKPVRLRVETADSPFTCAYRKGEEVVIPIAHGEGCYVADERTLDELEAEDRVAFRYLENPNGSLRDIAGILNRGRNVLGMMPHPERAVETLLGSADGLRVFESLARCFAGRTR; this comes from the coding sequence ATGAAGTTCGGCGTCGTTGTCTTTCCGGGCAGCAATTGCGACCACGACGCCTGGCATGCAGCCTCCCGCGTGGCGGGGCATGAAGCGGAATTCCTCTGGCACGGCGACCGCGACCTGAAGGGCGCCGACTGCGTCATTCTGCCCGGCGGCTTCAGCTATGGCGACTATCTGCGCTGCGGCGCCATCGCCAAGTTCTCTCCGATCATGGAAGCGGTGAAACGCCACGCGCAGGCGGGCGGCCTGGTGCTGGGCATCTGCAACGGCTTCCAGATCCTGACCGAGTGCGGCCTGCTGCCGGGCGCGCTGGTGCGCAACCGCGGGCTCAAGTTCATCTGCAAGCCGGTGCGGCTGCGTGTGGAGACGGCGGATTCGCCCTTCACCTGCGCTTACCGGAAGGGCGAGGAGGTGGTGATCCCCATCGCCCACGGCGAGGGCTGCTACGTTGCTGACGAGCGCACGCTGGACGAGCTGGAGGCCGAGGACCGCGTCGCCTTCCGCTACCTGGAGAACCCGAACGGCTCGCTGCGCGACATCGCGGGCATCCTGAACCGCGGGCGCAACGTGCTCGGCATGATGCCGCACCCGGAGCGGGCGGTGGAAACGCTGCTCGGCTCGGCCGACGGCCTGCGCGTGTTCGAATCGCTGGCGCGCTGCTTCGCCGGGCGCACGCGGTAA
- the cheR-1 gene encoding chemotaxis protein methyltransferase: MKSSMGTQGVPGAAPGRHQAPPAASGLSEREFRQIRELAHRTFGLDLKPGKEALVNARLARRVQELGLASIAEYLEAVKADRTGLELERLINALTTNHTSFLREPQHFELLRAQVLPALARRASFWIWSAGCSTGEEPYSILFTAAESLGARIGALRLLATDISTRALEQAQAGIYPAERLEELPAGWAQRYLQRGTGRWEGSVRVKPEWRARVEFRRLNLMEDFSFLPPMAVIFCRNVMIYFDKPTQERLVRRFEERLEPGGWLLIGHSEGLMGVRHGLEYVKPAVYRKPAA, translated from the coding sequence ATGAAGAGCTCGATGGGGACGCAGGGCGTGCCGGGCGCGGCGCCGGGGAGGCATCAGGCGCCGCCGGCCGCTTCCGGCCTGAGCGAGCGCGAATTTCGCCAGATCCGCGAGCTCGCCCACCGGACCTTCGGCCTGGATCTGAAGCCGGGCAAGGAGGCGCTTGTAAACGCGCGGCTGGCGCGGCGCGTGCAGGAGCTCGGTCTGGCCAGCATCGCCGAATATCTCGAGGCGGTGAAGGCGGACCGCACCGGGCTCGAGCTTGAGCGGCTGATCAACGCGCTCACAACGAACCACACGAGTTTTCTGCGCGAGCCGCAGCACTTCGAGCTGCTGCGGGCGCAGGTGCTGCCGGCGCTCGCGCGGCGAGCCTCGTTCTGGATCTGGAGCGCGGGCTGTTCGACGGGCGAGGAGCCGTACTCGATCCTGTTCACTGCGGCCGAGTCGCTGGGGGCGCGCATTGGCGCCCTGCGGCTGCTGGCGACCGACATCTCGACGCGCGCGCTCGAGCAGGCCCAGGCGGGCATCTATCCGGCCGAGCGGCTGGAAGAGCTGCCGGCCGGGTGGGCGCAGCGCTACCTTCAGCGCGGCACGGGCCGGTGGGAAGGCAGCGTCCGGGTGAAGCCGGAATGGCGGGCGCGGGTCGAGTTCCGCCGCCTGAATCTGATGGAGGATTTTTCGTTCCTGCCGCCGATGGCGGTGATCTTCTGCCGCAACGTGATGATCTATTTCGACAAGCCGACGCAGGAGCGGCTGGTGCGCCGTTTTGAGGAGCGGCTCGAACCGGGCGGCTGGCTGCTGATCGGCCACAGCGAAGGGCTGATGGGCGTGCGGCATGGCCTCGAGTATGTGAAGCCGGCCGTTTACCGCAAGCCGGCCGCCTGA
- the cheD gene encoding chemoreceptor glutamine deamidase CheD, with the protein MKTVVVGVGDCRVTDEPVELVTYALGSCIAVVIWHPVAKVGGLLHFMLPDSSVDRDTQGRANPYRYADTGTPLLFRAAYERGAEKRRLLVRLAGGANVVDTGGVFNIGKRNYAAVRKILWKAGVLVHGEDVGGAVSRTVRLEVATGRCTVSTPSGAARELKAAPGGVKEGGVECRVA; encoded by the coding sequence TTGAAAACCGTGGTTGTGGGCGTGGGAGATTGCAGGGTGACGGACGAGCCGGTGGAACTGGTGACCTATGCGCTGGGCTCCTGCATCGCGGTCGTCATCTGGCATCCGGTGGCGAAGGTGGGCGGGTTGCTGCACTTCATGCTGCCGGACAGCTCGGTGGACCGCGACACCCAGGGCCGGGCCAATCCCTACCGCTATGCTGACACCGGGACGCCGCTGCTGTTCCGCGCCGCCTATGAAAGGGGCGCCGAGAAGCGGCGGCTGCTGGTGCGGCTGGCGGGCGGGGCCAACGTAGTGGACACGGGCGGCGTGTTCAACATCGGAAAGCGCAACTACGCGGCGGTGCGCAAGATTCTCTGGAAGGCGGGGGTGTTGGTGCACGGGGAGGACGTGGGCGGAGCGGTCTCGCGCACGGTGCGGCTGGAGGTGGCGACCGGTCGCTGCACGGTGTCGACGCCCTCGGGCGCGGCGCGCGAGCTGAAGGCAGCGCCGGGAGGGGTGAAGGAAGGAGGTGTGGAATGCCGGGTCGCCTGA
- the lspA gene encoding lipoprotein signal peptidase — MARRWPWALAAAVVALDRSTKHLIETRVAEWEAIPVIDGLFRIIHTRNTGIAFSLFADQGAGSGAALLTVLTAALTLFVLVLLWGACRRPQEPWTMAAALALISGGAAGNLFDRVRYGSVTDFLDFSIAGWHWPAFNVADSAITCGALLMLASLWRAQRSGMRPMIGENGKEER; from the coding sequence GTGGCGCGGCGCTGGCCCTGGGCGTTGGCGGCCGCCGTCGTCGCGCTGGACCGCTCCACCAAGCATCTCATCGAGACGCGCGTGGCCGAATGGGAGGCGATTCCGGTCATCGACGGTCTCTTCCGCATCATCCACACGCGCAACACGGGCATCGCGTTCAGCCTGTTCGCCGACCAGGGCGCAGGGTCGGGGGCGGCACTGCTCACCGTGCTGACGGCCGCGCTGACGCTTTTCGTGCTCGTCCTGCTCTGGGGCGCCTGCCGCAGGCCGCAGGAGCCCTGGACGATGGCCGCCGCGCTCGCGCTCATCAGCGGCGGCGCCGCCGGCAATCTCTTTGACCGCGTGCGCTATGGCAGCGTCACCGATTTCCTCGACTTCTCCATCGCCGGCTGGCACTGGCCCGCCTTCAACGTCGCCGACAGCGCCATTACCTGCGGCGCGCTGCTCATGCTGGCCAGCCTCTGGCGCGCCCAGCGCTCTGGAATGCGGCCTATGATTGGGGAAAACGGCAAAGAGGAACGCTGA
- the ileS gene encoding isoleucine--tRNA ligase has product MDTGSLDLKKTVNLPSTGFGMKANLPQNEPKMLERWRRERIYERIREARRGRPMYVLHDGPPYANGNIHLGHAFNKILKDFIVKWKTMTGHDSPYIPGWDCHGLPIEIKVDSQLGPRKAKMTVSQIREECRRYAEKYVRLQSESFQRLGVFGRWDNPYLTMSAEYEAIIARAFVDFLAQGSVYKGLKPVHWCIHCRTALAEAEVEYENHTSPSIWVRFPLRSDPAAIDPRLAGRTVYGLIWTTTPWTIPANVAIAYHPAFEYSAVEADSAVYIVASELAEATAQNCGWQQVREVARFAGARLEGAVFQHPFLERESPGVLADYVTLEQGTGAVHTAPGHGAEDYLTGQKYGLPTFCPVDAGGRFYHASGAPGRLPEAIIGRTVWEANPVVNAILRGAGALLAEKKLEHSYPHCWRCHNPTIFRATEQWFIGMELNGLRQKALQAIREVKWHPSWGEERMANMIATRPDWCISRQRVWGVPIVIFYCEDCHEPLTDRRFLDRVVELFAVHTADVWYDRSAEELLGPGARCPACGGTRFRKEDDILDVWFDSGASHLAVLHEGNGLPWPCDMYLEGGDQYRGWFHSSLLVGVGLRGRAPYRECATNGWVLDGEGRAMSKSLGNVIAPEDIIRNYGADVLRLWVSSVAFQEDVRVSELILTRLTEAYRKIRNTFRYALGNLHDFDPAVDALPGGELFEIDRWILYRTAELVARCRVWYDELAFHRVYQAVYNFATTDLSAVYYDILKDRLYTSAPKSKARRSAQTALYRVQHALVRLFAPVLAFTCEEAWSHMRRLPGDPDSVHLALAPLPEELTAGLPEEHARLSADWDRLMEVREVVLKALEEARNAKLIGAPLEARILLEAGGDLYDLLQRYQRELPSLFITSQVVLERGDSLRARVERAEGARCERCWKYTLDIGADPALPTVCAACAAAVREIQGA; this is encoded by the coding sequence ATGGACACTGGAAGTCTGGATCTGAAAAAGACCGTCAATCTGCCTTCCACCGGCTTCGGCATGAAGGCCAACCTGCCGCAGAACGAGCCAAAGATGCTCGAACGTTGGCGCCGCGAGCGCATTTATGAGCGCATCCGCGAGGCCCGGCGCGGCCGCCCGATGTACGTGCTGCACGACGGCCCCCCGTACGCCAACGGCAACATTCACCTCGGCCACGCCTTCAACAAGATCCTCAAGGATTTCATCGTCAAGTGGAAGACGATGACCGGCCATGACTCGCCCTACATTCCGGGGTGGGACTGCCACGGGCTGCCCATCGAAATCAAGGTGGACAGCCAGCTCGGGCCGCGCAAGGCAAAGATGACGGTCTCGCAGATCCGCGAGGAATGCCGGCGCTACGCGGAAAAATACGTGCGCCTGCAAAGCGAGTCGTTCCAGCGGCTCGGCGTCTTCGGCCGGTGGGACAACCCGTATCTGACGATGAGCGCCGAATACGAGGCGATCATCGCCCGCGCCTTTGTCGACTTCCTGGCGCAGGGGTCCGTGTACAAGGGCCTGAAGCCGGTGCACTGGTGCATTCACTGCCGCACGGCGCTGGCCGAAGCCGAAGTCGAATACGAAAACCACACGAGCCCGTCGATCTGGGTGCGCTTCCCGCTGCGCTCGGATCCTGCCGCCATTGACCCGCGGCTGGCTGGCCGCACCGTGTACGGGCTCATCTGGACAACCACTCCGTGGACGATCCCCGCCAACGTCGCCATCGCCTATCACCCTGCGTTCGAATACTCCGCCGTGGAAGCCGATAGCGCGGTCTACATCGTCGCCAGCGAGCTGGCCGAGGCCACGGCGCAGAACTGCGGCTGGCAGCAGGTGCGCGAGGTGGCGCGCTTCGCCGGCGCGCGGCTGGAAGGCGCCGTGTTCCAGCATCCGTTCCTCGAGCGCGAATCGCCGGGCGTGCTGGCCGACTATGTGACGCTCGAACAGGGCACCGGCGCGGTGCACACCGCGCCCGGCCACGGCGCCGAGGACTACCTCACCGGGCAAAAGTACGGCCTGCCGACGTTCTGCCCCGTCGATGCCGGCGGCCGGTTTTATCACGCTTCGGGCGCGCCCGGCCGGCTGCCGGAGGCGATCATCGGCAGGACCGTGTGGGAGGCCAACCCGGTGGTCAATGCCATCCTCCGCGGGGCCGGCGCGCTGCTGGCGGAGAAGAAGCTCGAACACTCCTATCCGCACTGCTGGCGCTGCCACAACCCCACCATCTTCCGCGCCACCGAGCAGTGGTTCATCGGCATGGAGCTCAACGGCCTGCGCCAGAAGGCTCTCCAGGCGATCCGCGAAGTGAAATGGCACCCGTCCTGGGGCGAGGAGCGCATGGCCAACATGATCGCCACGCGGCCCGACTGGTGCATCTCGCGCCAGCGCGTCTGGGGCGTGCCGATCGTGATCTTTTACTGCGAAGACTGCCACGAGCCGCTCACCGACCGGCGCTTCCTGGACCGCGTGGTGGAGCTGTTCGCCGTCCACACCGCCGACGTCTGGTACGACCGCAGCGCTGAAGAGCTGCTCGGGCCCGGCGCCCGCTGCCCGGCCTGCGGCGGCACGCGCTTCCGCAAGGAAGATGACATTCTCGACGTCTGGTTCGACTCCGGCGCCAGCCACCTCGCCGTGCTGCACGAGGGCAACGGCCTGCCCTGGCCCTGCGACATGTATCTCGAAGGCGGCGACCAGTACCGCGGATGGTTCCACTCCTCGCTGCTGGTCGGCGTGGGACTGCGCGGCCGCGCTCCCTACCGCGAGTGCGCCACCAACGGCTGGGTTCTCGACGGCGAGGGCCGGGCGATGTCGAAGTCGCTCGGCAATGTGATCGCGCCCGAGGACATCATCCGCAACTACGGCGCCGACGTGCTGCGGCTGTGGGTGAGCTCGGTCGCTTTCCAGGAGGACGTGCGCGTCTCCGAACTGATCCTCACCCGCCTCACCGAAGCCTACCGCAAGATCCGGAACACGTTCCGCTACGCGCTCGGCAACCTGCACGACTTCGACCCCGCCGTCGACGCGCTGCCCGGCGGCGAACTGTTCGAAATCGACCGCTGGATCCTCTACCGCACGGCGGAACTCGTCGCCCGGTGCCGCGTCTGGTATGACGAGCTCGCCTTCCACCGCGTCTATCAGGCGGTCTACAACTTCGCCACCACGGACCTGAGCGCCGTCTACTACGACATCCTCAAGGACCGCCTCTACACGAGCGCACCCAAATCGAAGGCCCGGCGCAGCGCCCAGACGGCGCTCTACCGCGTGCAGCACGCGCTGGTGCGGCTGTTTGCGCCGGTGCTGGCCTTCACCTGCGAAGAGGCCTGGTCGCACATGCGCCGCCTGCCCGGCGATCCCGACAGCGTCCACCTCGCGCTCGCGCCCCTGCCGGAAGAGCTCACCGCCGGGCTGCCGGAAGAGCATGCGCGGCTCAGCGCGGACTGGGACCGGCTGATGGAGGTCCGCGAGGTGGTGTTGAAGGCGCTCGAAGAGGCCCGCAACGCGAAGCTCATCGGCGCGCCGTTGGAAGCCAGGATTCTGCTGGAAGCGGGCGGGGACCTCTACGACCTGCTGCAACGCTATCAGCGCGAGCTACCGTCCCTCTTCATCACCTCGCAGGTGGTGCTGGAACGCGGCGATTCCCTCCGCGCGCGCGTGGAACGCGCCGAGGGCGCCAGGTGCGAGCGTTGCTGGAAGTACACGTTGGACATCGGCGCCGACCCCGCGCTGCCCACCGTCTGCGCCGCCTGCGCCGCGGCGGTGCGCGAGATCCAGGGAGCGTGA
- the cheB gene encoding chemotaxis response regulator protein-glutamate methylesterase, translating to MTETKKIRVLVVDDSAIVRKVLADVLNQQPDIEVVGTAPDAFVARDKIVSLRPDVLTLDVEMPRMDGLTFLEKLMKHYPLPVIVVSSLTQSSTRAALEALNRGAVDVLAKPGGPYSVADLKDDLPQRVRAAAAARLRRNGTPAPAPAPRPASPPSAPMQARAASGGAPPQQVIAIGASTGGTVAIEHVLSALPAEMPPIVITQHIPPGFSTTFAQRLNRVCAMEVKEAEGGERLENGLALVAPGNRHLEIERAPGGGWRTRLHDGPKVCYQRPSVDVLFRSVARETGPHAIGVLLTGMGADGAAGLLEMRRVGADTIAQNEETCVVFGMPREAIRLGAAQQVLPLGEIAGALLRRVRVPAPA from the coding sequence ATGACGGAGACGAAGAAGATCCGCGTGCTGGTGGTGGACGATTCGGCCATCGTGCGGAAGGTGCTGGCCGACGTGCTCAACCAGCAGCCGGACATCGAAGTGGTGGGCACCGCGCCGGACGCCTTTGTGGCGCGCGACAAGATCGTGTCGCTGCGGCCCGACGTGCTGACGCTCGATGTCGAGATGCCGCGCATGGACGGGCTCACCTTTCTCGAAAAACTGATGAAGCACTATCCGCTGCCGGTGATCGTGGTGAGCTCGCTGACACAGAGCTCGACGCGGGCGGCGCTGGAAGCGCTGAACCGCGGCGCCGTGGACGTGCTGGCCAAGCCGGGCGGCCCGTATTCGGTGGCCGACCTCAAGGACGACCTGCCGCAACGCGTTCGCGCGGCCGCCGCGGCGCGCCTCCGCCGCAACGGAACGCCCGCGCCCGCCCCCGCTCCCCGGCCCGCGTCCCCGCCTTCGGCGCCCATGCAGGCCAGGGCGGCATCGGGCGGCGCGCCGCCGCAGCAGGTGATCGCCATCGGCGCCTCCACCGGCGGCACTGTCGCCATCGAGCACGTCCTCAGTGCGCTGCCGGCCGAGATGCCGCCCATCGTGATCACGCAGCACATTCCGCCGGGCTTTTCCACCACCTTCGCGCAGCGGCTGAACAGGGTTTGCGCGATGGAAGTGAAAGAGGCCGAAGGCGGCGAGCGGCTGGAAAACGGGCTGGCCCTGGTCGCGCCCGGCAACCGGCACCTCGAAATTGAACGCGCGCCAGGCGGCGGGTGGCGCACGCGGCTCCACGACGGGCCCAAGGTCTGCTATCAGCGGCCGAGCGTGGACGTGCTGTTCCGCAGCGTCGCGCGCGAAACCGGCCCGCACGCCATCGGCGTGCTGCTGACCGGCATGGGCGCCGATGGCGCCGCCGGCCTGCTCGAAATGCGCCGCGTCGGCGCCGACACGATCGCCCAGAACGAGGAGACCTGCGTCGTCTTCGGCATGCCGCGCGAGGCCATCCGCCTCGGCGCGGCGCAGCAGGTGCTGCCGCTTGGCGAAATCGCCGGCGCGCTGCTGCGGCGCGTCCGCGTCCCGGCGCCCGCCTGA
- the cheY40H-4 gene encoding response regulator — protein MPGRLMIVDDSPVMRAFVKRTIAVSGFPAAEILEASNGREALDKLRAQTAHPAVDLILTDINMPVMDGEQLIGELKADPELRAIPVVVVSTDSTEQRVGALLRLGASDYVRKPFPPERLSEVLSSLLGAPDGGAEADF, from the coding sequence ATGCCGGGTCGCCTGATGATCGTGGATGACTCGCCGGTCATGCGCGCGTTTGTGAAGCGGACGATCGCCGTCAGCGGTTTTCCGGCCGCGGAGATCCTGGAGGCGTCCAACGGCCGGGAGGCGCTCGACAAGCTGCGGGCGCAGACGGCGCATCCGGCGGTGGACCTGATCCTCACCGACATCAACATGCCGGTGATGGACGGCGAACAGTTGATCGGCGAGCTGAAAGCAGACCCCGAGCTGCGCGCCATCCCCGTGGTGGTCGTTTCGACCGACTCCACCGAGCAGCGCGTCGGGGCGCTGCTGCGGCTGGGCGCAAGCGACTATGTGCGGAAGCCGTTTCCGCCGGAGCGGCTGAGCGAGGTGCTTTCCTCGCTGCTCGGCGCGCCGGACGGAGGCGCGGAGGCGGATTTCTGA
- the purL gene encoding phosphoribosylformylglycinamidine synthase subunit PurL, protein MSEITPELVAAHQLTPDEYQRIVSILGREPTLTELGIFSVMWSEHCSYKSSRVHLKKLPTRGRYVVQGPGENAGIVTLGNDAEGNEWCIAFKIESHNHPSFIEPFQGAATGVGGILRDIFTMGARPIAVMDALRFGPLDDGRTGPRNRRILDGVVHGIAHYGNCFGVPTVGGETMFEPSYSGNPLVNVFALGIARRDRIFYGRACGVGNPVIYVGAKTGRDGIHGATMASGEFTEESRQKRPNVQVGDPFMEKLLLEACLEAMQTGAVAGIQDMGAAGLTCSTCEMGSRAGTGIEIDLMHVPQREEGMTPYEIMLSESQERMLLVAHQGREQEVLDVFRKWGLDARIIGRVTGDGMMRVKHHGQVVAEIPARPLADEAPVYQRPWTRPLREAPMEAPPFASAGLTADLFTLAGSQDLCDKRWIWEQYDYMVRTNTVVGPGADAAVLRIKETGTMIAMALDGNGRYCYLDPREGARLIVAECARNLACVGAKPVGATNNLNFGNPERPEIMAQIVEAIEGMAEACRVFETPITGGNVSLYNETLGEAIFPTPVFGLVGVMPLFEPPGIGFRTAGRAIYLIGGIGEADETRMGGTQYAKWVLRALWGLPPRLDFELEKRVQGAVREMVRAGAAESAHDVSDGGLAWCLAECAFPFGLGAEIELDAELRPELLLFHEGPSRVVVSTARPELVEEIAARHGAPAVRIGLTGGGELRIRNRGRELVRADVGRLKQRWATALEEWLHAGEEIHV, encoded by the coding sequence ATGAGCGAAATCACTCCGGAACTCGTCGCGGCCCACCAGTTGACGCCGGACGAATACCAGCGCATTGTCTCGATTCTCGGCCGCGAGCCGACCCTGACCGAGCTCGGCATCTTCAGCGTGATGTGGAGCGAGCATTGCAGCTACAAGAGCTCGCGCGTCCACCTGAAGAAGCTGCCGACGCGCGGCCGCTACGTTGTGCAGGGCCCGGGCGAGAACGCCGGCATCGTCACGCTCGGCAACGATGCGGAAGGCAACGAGTGGTGCATCGCCTTCAAGATCGAGTCGCACAACCACCCGAGTTTCATCGAGCCGTTCCAGGGCGCGGCCACCGGCGTGGGCGGCATCCTGCGCGACATCTTTACCATGGGCGCGCGGCCCATCGCGGTGATGGACGCGCTGCGGTTCGGGCCGCTCGACGACGGGAGGACGGGCCCGCGCAACCGGCGCATCCTCGACGGCGTCGTCCACGGCATCGCCCACTACGGCAACTGCTTCGGCGTGCCCACCGTGGGCGGCGAGACGATGTTTGAGCCGAGCTACAGCGGCAACCCGCTGGTCAACGTCTTCGCCCTCGGCATCGCCCGCCGCGACCGCATCTTTTACGGGCGGGCCTGCGGCGTCGGCAACCCGGTGATCTACGTGGGCGCAAAGACCGGGCGCGATGGCATCCACGGCGCCACCATGGCGTCGGGCGAGTTCACCGAAGAGAGCCGGCAGAAGCGGCCCAACGTGCAGGTGGGCGATCCCTTCATGGAAAAGCTGCTGCTCGAGGCCTGCCTTGAAGCGATGCAGACCGGCGCGGTGGCGGGCATCCAGGACATGGGCGCGGCCGGCCTGACCTGTTCCACCTGCGAGATGGGCAGCCGCGCCGGCACGGGAATCGAGATCGACCTGATGCACGTCCCGCAGCGCGAAGAGGGCATGACTCCGTACGAAATCATGCTCAGCGAAAGTCAGGAGCGCATGCTGCTGGTCGCCCACCAGGGCCGCGAGCAGGAAGTGCTCGACGTGTTCCGCAAGTGGGGCCTCGATGCGCGCATCATCGGCCGTGTCACCGGAGATGGCATGATGCGGGTGAAACATCACGGGCAGGTGGTGGCCGAGATCCCGGCCCGGCCGCTGGCCGACGAGGCGCCCGTGTATCAGCGCCCCTGGACGCGGCCGCTGCGCGAGGCGCCGATGGAGGCGCCGCCGTTCGCCTCGGCCGGCCTGACCGCGGATCTCTTCACGCTGGCCGGCTCGCAGGACCTGTGCGACAAGCGCTGGATCTGGGAGCAGTACGACTATATGGTGCGAACCAATACCGTCGTAGGTCCCGGCGCCGACGCCGCCGTGTTGCGCATCAAAGAGACGGGCACGATGATCGCCATGGCGCTCGACGGCAACGGGCGGTACTGCTATCTGGATCCGCGCGAAGGCGCCCGGCTCATCGTCGCCGAATGCGCCCGCAATCTGGCCTGCGTGGGCGCCAAGCCCGTCGGCGCCACCAACAACCTCAACTTCGGCAACCCCGAGCGGCCGGAGATCATGGCGCAGATCGTCGAAGCCATCGAAGGCATGGCCGAAGCGTGCCGGGTCTTTGAAACGCCCATCACCGGCGGCAACGTCAGCCTGTACAACGAGACTCTCGGCGAGGCCATCTTCCCCACGCCCGTCTTCGGGCTGGTGGGCGTGATGCCGCTGTTTGAGCCGCCCGGCATCGGCTTCCGCACGGCGGGCCGCGCCATCTATCTGATTGGCGGCATCGGCGAGGCCGACGAGACCCGCATGGGCGGCACGCAGTATGCCAAGTGGGTGCTGCGCGCGCTGTGGGGTCTGCCCCCGCGGCTGGATTTCGAACTCGAAAAGCGCGTGCAGGGGGCGGTGCGCGAAATGGTGCGCGCGGGCGCGGCCGAATCGGCGCATGATGTCAGCGACGGCGGCCTGGCCTGGTGTCTGGCCGAGTGTGCGTTCCCCTTCGGCCTGGGAGCGGAGATCGAGCTGGACGCTGAGCTGCGCCCGGAACTGCTGCTGTTCCACGAGGGCCCCTCGCGCGTGGTGGTTTCAACGGCCCGGCCCGAACTGGTGGAGGAAATTGCGGCCCGCCACGGCGCGCCCGCGGTGCGCATCGGCCTGACCGGCGGCGGCGAGCTCCGCATCCGCAACCGCGGCCGCGAGCTGGTGCGCGCCGATGTCGGCCGCCTGAAGCAGCGCTGGGCCACCGCGCTGGAAGAATGGCTCCATGCCGGCGAGGAGATCCATGTCTGA